A genomic segment from Pediococcus acidilactici encodes:
- a CDS encoding YozE family protein, translated as MRKTFYQFLITQRNPEPNDEVEEFANQAFFDQSFPKQDRDFEEISKYLELNGSYLQSMTIFDQAWQRYLESEQN; from the coding sequence TTGAGGAAAACATTTTACCAGTTTTTAATAACCCAACGGAATCCGGAACCTAACGATGAAGTTGAAGAATTTGCAAACCAAGCTTTTTTTGACCAATCATTTCCTAAACAGGACCGTGATTTTGAAGAAATTAGTAAGTATCTGGAGCTCAACGGGAGCTACTTGCAAAGCATGACCATTTTTGATCAGGCTTGGCAACGATACTTGGAAAGTGAACAAAATTAA
- a CDS encoding YpmS family protein produces the protein MNKYLYNFWKWGFLSLLALLLAGSVYVGFKASLPVPQYEKTAKKDPHKYDQVPITLNKTQLNDLSAAYLTQFQKSKDFTYQFKIGKRYAILGGQIEVLGQKVQFALTMVPSVTKGGNIRLKAHSLSVGTLKLPAKVVLKYISRNYELPKWVIINGDQALLRLDQIKTTNKVSFQVEKIDITHDQFKFIINVPKSTN, from the coding sequence ATGAACAAATATTTATATAATTTTTGGAAATGGGGTTTTTTGTCTCTGTTAGCTTTATTATTAGCGGGGAGCGTATACGTGGGCTTCAAGGCTAGTTTGCCAGTGCCTCAGTATGAAAAAACGGCTAAAAAGGATCCTCATAAATACGATCAAGTGCCGATCACGCTAAATAAAACACAGCTAAATGACTTAAGTGCCGCATATCTAACTCAATTTCAGAAAAGTAAGGATTTTACTTACCAATTTAAAATTGGTAAACGATACGCCATTTTAGGTGGTCAAATCGAAGTTTTGGGACAAAAGGTTCAATTTGCCTTAACGATGGTGCCTTCGGTCACTAAAGGTGGCAACATCCGGCTCAAGGCACATAGCCTATCCGTAGGGACGTTAAAGCTGCCCGCTAAGGTAGTTTTAAAATATATTTCCCGCAATTATGAGTTGCCTAAATGGGTAATCATTAATGGAGACCAAGCCTTATTAAGGTTAGACCAGATTAAGACAACCAATAAGGTTAGTTTCCAAGTTGAAAAAATTGATATTACGCACGATCAATTTAAGTTTATTATTAACGTGCCCAAGTCAACGAATTAG
- a CDS encoding SGNH/GDSL hydrolase family protein — MKKVLKEIMFSIVGLLLITTLFLWAMGFFKASPSHHPANPTPVTVKKKVDLKTKKTQPATAQVKILALGDSLTQGVGDTQDKDGYQKRLKKQIVQNQLAGKATVYDEGVSGERSDEILHRLQSTKRIQKEAAKSDVLVVTAGGNDLFQNLQKNVSESESQIQVRVNKVSLEYQNNLRKIFEIARKNNPKIKIVMVGIYNPFYVYFPNVTSISQAVTTFNTTAKATIDEFDDAAFVNIDALSKGQFTTKQQIKKLKKQSTEDNIAVVEKSRVEARKVDSKEKNAYLSDEDHFHPNDKGYDMMTNKIKSALQKLDVFD; from the coding sequence ATGAAAAAAGTTTTAAAAGAAATCATGTTCAGCATCGTGGGATTGCTTTTAATCACTACGCTTTTTTTGTGGGCCATGGGCTTCTTTAAAGCTTCACCGTCCCACCACCCGGCTAACCCTACGCCCGTTACTGTTAAGAAGAAAGTAGATTTAAAAACCAAAAAGACTCAGCCTGCAACGGCTCAGGTAAAGATCCTTGCCCTGGGAGATTCTTTGACTCAAGGAGTGGGGGACACCCAGGATAAAGACGGTTATCAAAAGCGGTTGAAAAAGCAGATTGTACAAAATCAGTTAGCAGGTAAGGCAACCGTCTACGACGAGGGGGTCAGTGGCGAGCGCAGTGATGAAATTTTACACCGTTTGCAAAGTACGAAGCGGATTCAAAAAGAGGCCGCTAAAAGTGATGTTTTGGTGGTAACCGCTGGCGGCAACGACCTTTTTCAAAATTTACAAAAAAACGTTAGTGAATCAGAAAGCCAAATTCAAGTGCGGGTTAATAAAGTTAGTTTGGAATATCAAAATAATTTACGGAAAATTTTTGAAATTGCCCGGAAAAACAACCCCAAAATAAAGATTGTGATGGTGGGAATCTACAACCCGTTTTACGTGTATTTCCCAAACGTTACTAGCATCTCCCAAGCAGTCACCACGTTTAATACGACTGCTAAGGCAACGATTGATGAGTTTGACGACGCCGCTTTTGTTAACATTGATGCCTTATCAAAGGGACAATTTACCACCAAGCAACAAATTAAAAAGTTGAAAAAGCAAAGTACCGAAGATAATATTGCGGTGGTGGAAAAGAGTCGGGTTGAAGCTCGAAAAGTAGATAGCAAAGAAAAAAATGCATACCTATCAGATGAAGATCATTTCCACCCAAATGACAAAGGGTATGATATGATGACTAATAAAATCAAATCCGCTTTGCAAAAATTAGACGTTTTTGATTAG
- a CDS encoding DegV family protein: MTQIKIVTDSSCGVTDEEIKKYNISIVPLSVMIDDTVYVERETISNEEFIQKMAESNSLPKTSQPPLGKFVEMFDRLGADGSQVISFNMLAAISGTVHTAQQAAELSKSDVTVVDSQFTDRALAFQVIEAAKMAQAGATKEEILDRAAYIRDHTKLYLGIVNLENLVKGGRLSKVSGMLGGLLNIKLLLQVKDGKLDVANKVRGMKAMKKVWLDIYEEMKQSGKIKSVGISHVHANEMVEDMKKHVGELFPVKDIVVRETVPIIATHTGMGAFCLLYYSED, from the coding sequence ATGACTCAAATTAAAATTGTCACCGATTCATCCTGTGGAGTAACGGATGAAGAAATCAAAAAATATAATATCTCAATCGTACCATTGAGCGTGATGATTGATGACACCGTGTACGTAGAAAGGGAGACCATTTCTAACGAAGAATTTATCCAAAAAATGGCCGAGTCAAATTCACTCCCTAAAACTAGCCAGCCCCCATTGGGTAAATTCGTTGAAATGTTTGACCGGTTAGGTGCAGACGGCAGTCAGGTGATTAGTTTTAACATGCTTGCGGCAATTAGTGGAACGGTGCATACTGCACAGCAAGCTGCGGAACTAAGTAAATCTGACGTGACGGTGGTTGATAGCCAATTTACCGACCGGGCGTTAGCTTTTCAAGTCATTGAAGCGGCAAAGATGGCCCAAGCTGGGGCAACTAAAGAAGAAATTCTTGACCGGGCTGCTTATATTCGGGACCATACCAAGCTATACCTAGGCATTGTTAACCTAGAAAACCTGGTTAAGGGTGGCCGACTTAGTAAAGTTAGCGGGATGCTTGGTGGATTGTTGAACATCAAGCTATTATTACAGGTAAAAGACGGTAAACTCGACGTAGCTAACAAGGTTCGTGGTATGAAGGCCATGAAGAAGGTTTGGCTGGATATTTACGAAGAAATGAAACAAAGTGGCAAAATTAAATCAGTGGGAATCTCACACGTACACGCCAATGAAATGGTTGAAGACATGAAGAAACATGTGGGAGAACTTTTCCCCGTAAAAGATATTGTGGTTCGTGAAACCGTACCGATTATTGCCACCCATACCGGGATGGGCGCATTTTGTTTATTATATTACAGTGAAGACTAA
- a CDS encoding dihydrofolate reductase: MITMIWAEDDCHGIGRQQAIPWHIPDDMAFFRQTTLDHAVIMGRKTFESIGRPLPRRTNFVLTHQPEQLPSGVRGFSSYEELLASLEKTEKYYVIGGSTVYRRLMVVADELLITKVKGDFQCDVFAPEVDEQKFMLQEQRPGTSSSAVPDHVFQRWIKRN, encoded by the coding sequence ATGATTACAATGATTTGGGCGGAAGATGACTGCCATGGAATTGGGCGCCAACAAGCTATCCCGTGGCACATTCCGGATGATATGGCTTTTTTCCGGCAAACCACGCTGGACCATGCGGTAATTATGGGGCGCAAGACCTTTGAGTCGATTGGTCGACCATTACCGCGGCGTACCAATTTTGTACTAACCCATCAACCAGAACAGCTGCCTTCTGGGGTTCGGGGCTTTTCTTCTTACGAAGAACTATTAGCCAGTCTCGAAAAAACGGAAAAGTATTACGTGATTGGTGGTTCCACGGTGTACCGTAGGCTAATGGTGGTTGCCGATGAACTATTGATCACGAAGGTGAAGGGCGATTTTCAGTGTGATGTTTTTGCTCCCGAAGTGGATGAACAAAAATTTATGCTACAAGAACAACGCCCCGGAACGAGTTCCTCCGCGGTTCCAGACCATGTTTTTCAGCGGTGGATCAAACGCAATTAA
- a CDS encoding thymidylate synthase: MLEEQYLNLERYVLENGHQKNDRTQTGTLSTFGYQMRFDLSEGFPLLTTKRVPFGLIKSELMWFLKGDTNIRYLLQHKNHIWDEWAFKKWVESSEYDGPDMSDFGHRSLTDPAFNDQYQIQKERFTKLILEDDDFAAKYGDLGNVYGSQWRAWKTSTGETIDQIENVIDLIKNHPDSRRMIVTAWNPEDVPTAALPPCHSLFQFYVADGKLSCQLYQRSGDIFLGVPFNIASYALLTEMIAKTCGLEAGEFVHTLGDAHIYSNHIAQVKEQLTRDPRPAPRLKFNQVHENIFDYEPADIVVEGYDPHPTIKAPVAV; this comes from the coding sequence ATGCTCGAAGAACAATACCTAAATCTAGAAAGATATGTTTTAGAAAATGGTCACCAAAAAAATGACCGGACGCAGACGGGAACCTTGAGTACCTTTGGTTACCAAATGCGGTTTGACCTCAGTGAAGGATTCCCACTTTTAACTACCAAACGGGTACCGTTTGGCCTAATTAAAAGCGAATTAATGTGGTTTTTGAAGGGCGATACGAATATTCGCTATTTGTTACAACATAAGAACCATATTTGGGACGAATGGGCCTTTAAAAAGTGGGTTGAAAGTAGCGAATATGACGGGCCAGATATGAGCGATTTTGGGCACCGTTCCTTGACCGACCCGGCTTTTAACGACCAGTACCAAATCCAAAAAGAACGGTTTACTAAGTTGATTTTGGAAGACGACGACTTTGCCGCTAAGTATGGCGATTTGGGGAACGTGTATGGAAGCCAGTGGCGGGCGTGGAAAACCAGCACTGGAGAAACAATCGACCAAATCGAAAACGTAATTGATTTGATTAAGAACCATCCTGACTCCCGCCGGATGATCGTGACCGCTTGGAATCCGGAAGACGTGCCGACGGCTGCTTTGCCACCATGTCACTCGTTATTCCAATTTTACGTAGCCGATGGCAAGCTAAGTTGTCAACTCTACCAACGGAGTGGTGACATTTTCCTCGGGGTGCCGTTTAACATTGCTAGCTATGCATTGTTAACGGAAATGATTGCTAAAACTTGCGGCCTCGAAGCGGGTGAGTTTGTGCATACTCTTGGAGACGCGCACATTTACAGTAACCACATTGCCCAGGTTAAAGAACAATTAACTCGCGATCCCCGGCCAGCTCCGCGGTTGAAATTTAACCAGGTGCACGAAAATATTTTTGATTACGAACCGGCGGATATTGTGGTGGAAGGCTACGATCCGCACCCAACCATTAAGGCTCCGGTAGCCGTTTAA
- a CDS encoding ABC-F family ATP-binding cassette domain-containing protein produces MKTLKAKNLTKTYGEKQLFQSINFTINENDRIGLIGTNGSGKTNLLNAVAGIDPADSGEFEAPNDYRIAYLKQSSEINQYETVRDFIYSGDQEVFRVIKRYEQVLAEYTDNPTSSTIFEKFTKAEDEMNRLDAWNTESNIKTILTQLHVDMLDAPINQLSGGQVKRIALAQALLEPADLLLLDEPTNHLDFDSIEWLEKYLADYKGALLLVTHDRYFLDRVTNHIWELSFGHLYEYEGNYAKYVEQKALREQQNEASQEKKYKIYKQELEWIKRGPKARGTKQQARINKFEKLDQDVHAPKEIDQDVEIGLTQQRLGKKVIEIKHLDLQVGNHPIAHDFTKLIQAGDRIGITGANGAGKSSFLNAIAGKLPIQGGTIDIGETVKIGYYTQKMEPIPEDKRVINYIKEIGQEVVNRDGEKISVTSLLEQFLFPKFMHGSLIKKLSGGEKRRLYLIKVLMQQPNVLLLDEPTNDLDIATLTVLENYLEHFNGTVLTVSHDRYFLDKVSDQLLIFDGNGQIEQYTGQISDYLKQRAQTTATNAATPKSRTEPTPVANKPKKKKKRTYAEEKEWQTIEAEIDKLEQKSKSITEQMNEYAADYGKLSELQAELNQVSDELEAKMARWEYLESFEEGE; encoded by the coding sequence ATGAAAACATTAAAGGCTAAAAATTTAACCAAAACATACGGAGAAAAGCAGCTCTTTCAATCGATTAATTTCACCATCAACGAAAACGATCGAATCGGGTTGATCGGGACGAATGGATCGGGAAAAACCAACCTCTTAAACGCGGTGGCCGGAATTGACCCAGCTGATAGCGGCGAATTTGAAGCCCCTAACGATTACCGAATTGCCTACTTAAAGCAAAGTTCGGAGATTAACCAATACGAAACGGTCCGGGACTTTATTTATAGTGGTGACCAAGAAGTTTTTCGGGTAATCAAACGTTACGAACAGGTTTTAGCGGAATATACCGATAATCCCACCTCGAGCACGATTTTTGAGAAGTTTACCAAAGCAGAAGACGAAATGAACCGGCTGGACGCCTGGAATACCGAAAGTAATATCAAGACGATTTTAACGCAGCTCCACGTAGATATGCTGGATGCGCCGATTAACCAACTATCAGGGGGCCAGGTAAAGCGGATCGCGTTAGCACAGGCTTTGTTAGAACCCGCGGATTTGTTGCTACTGGACGAACCCACTAATCACTTGGATTTTGACTCAATTGAGTGGCTAGAAAAGTATTTAGCCGATTACAAGGGCGCTCTCTTACTAGTTACCCACGACCGGTACTTTTTAGACCGGGTAACCAACCACATCTGGGAACTAAGTTTTGGGCACCTTTACGAATACGAAGGTAATTATGCTAAATACGTGGAACAAAAGGCGTTACGCGAACAGCAAAACGAAGCTAGTCAAGAAAAGAAGTACAAGATTTATAAGCAAGAACTGGAATGGATTAAACGAGGTCCTAAAGCCCGAGGAACAAAGCAACAAGCTCGGATTAATAAGTTTGAGAAACTTGATCAAGACGTGCACGCGCCTAAAGAAATTGACCAAGACGTTGAGATTGGTCTAACTCAACAACGATTAGGTAAAAAAGTCATTGAAATCAAGCACCTTGACTTGCAAGTGGGGAATCACCCGATTGCTCATGACTTTACTAAGTTGATTCAAGCTGGTGACCGAATTGGAATTACCGGAGCTAATGGAGCGGGCAAATCTTCCTTCCTCAACGCGATTGCTGGGAAGCTCCCCATTCAGGGCGGAACGATCGACATTGGTGAAACGGTTAAAATCGGTTACTATACTCAAAAGATGGAACCCATTCCGGAAGACAAACGGGTGATTAACTATATTAAGGAAATTGGTCAAGAAGTTGTTAACCGGGACGGTGAAAAAATTAGCGTCACTAGTTTATTAGAACAATTCCTCTTTCCAAAGTTTATGCACGGAAGTTTAATCAAAAAACTTTCGGGCGGTGAAAAACGGCGGCTGTACTTGATTAAGGTCTTAATGCAGCAACCGAACGTCTTATTACTAGACGAACCGACGAACGATTTGGATATTGCCACCCTAACCGTGTTGGAAAACTACCTCGAACATTTCAACGGGACCGTTTTAACGGTTTCTCACGACCGCTATTTCCTTGATAAGGTTAGTGATCAGTTGTTGATTTTTGATGGTAACGGGCAAATTGAACAATACACTGGTCAAATTAGTGACTACCTTAAACAGCGGGCGCAAACCACGGCTACTAACGCTGCCACACCTAAGTCCCGAACGGAACCAACTCCCGTGGCCAACAAACCGAAAAAGAAGAAAAAAAGAACCTATGCCGAAGAAAAAGAATGGCAGACAATTGAAGCAGAAATTGATAAACTAGAACAAAAATCTAAATCAATCACGGAACAAATGAACGAATACGCCGCGGATTATGGCAAACTATCGGAGCTTCAGGCCGAACTCAACCAGGTATCTGATGAATTAGAAGCTAAAATGGCGCGTTGGGAGTATTTGGAAAGTTTTGAAGAAGGGGAGTAA
- a CDS encoding CCA tRNA nucleotidyltransferase, whose product MVQLEKMPQEFEEARNVLQQIEEAGYEAYFVGGSVRDTLLGKPIHDVDIATSAYPAEIKQIFKRTVDTGIEHGTVMVLTGEHSYEITTFRTESGYQDFRRPDQVTFVRSLKEDLMRRDFTINAFALREDRTVIDVFDGLTDLKQHKIRAVGDPKARFHEDALRMMRGVRFASQLDFVIEPQTLAAIKVNSSLLAKISVERTLVEFQKMMLGTNPNRGLADMVATRLNEYCPGLAGKGAVLQSMLAYPLSQLENETQVWALLAWMLQLQGAQINHFLKQWKTSNELIRHVTATVRVLTMLKNDGIDRMILFEAGAENVANAVRVAQILGHDAHEWLDTYQTLQIKSPKELAVTGKDLIANQIVTPGPQMGRILNALKTMVINDQLPNQPEALFTTARKLGKDD is encoded by the coding sequence ATGGTGCAGTTAGAAAAAATGCCACAAGAGTTTGAAGAGGCACGAAACGTGTTACAACAAATCGAAGAAGCTGGATATGAAGCTTATTTTGTGGGCGGTAGCGTCCGGGATACGTTGCTTGGTAAGCCCATTCACGACGTGGACATTGCGACGAGTGCTTATCCCGCTGAAATTAAACAAATTTTTAAACGAACCGTTGATACGGGAATCGAACACGGAACCGTAATGGTTTTAACTGGCGAACATAGTTACGAAATCACCACTTTTCGAACGGAAAGTGGTTACCAAGATTTTCGGCGGCCTGATCAGGTTACGTTTGTCCGGTCACTAAAGGAAGACTTAATGAGGCGTGATTTTACCATCAACGCCTTTGCCTTACGGGAAGATCGAACCGTTATCGACGTTTTTGACGGTTTAACTGACCTTAAACAACACAAAATTCGCGCGGTCGGCGATCCTAAGGCCCGTTTTCATGAAGACGCCTTACGGATGATGCGCGGGGTGCGGTTTGCTAGTCAATTAGATTTTGTGATTGAACCTCAGACGCTAGCGGCCATTAAAGTGAATAGTAGTTTGTTAGCTAAGATCTCGGTGGAACGGACCTTAGTAGAGTTTCAAAAAATGATGTTAGGAACCAACCCTAACCGGGGGTTAGCTGACATGGTAGCAACGCGGCTCAATGAATATTGTCCAGGATTGGCTGGCAAGGGAGCCGTATTACAGTCCATGCTAGCTTATCCGCTAAGCCAGTTAGAAAACGAAACCCAAGTTTGGGCGCTTTTAGCATGGATGTTGCAGCTACAGGGCGCACAAATCAACCACTTTTTAAAGCAGTGGAAGACCTCTAACGAATTGATTCGCCACGTTACGGCGACCGTCCGGGTACTTACCATGTTGAAAAATGACGGGATAGACCGAATGATTTTATTTGAAGCCGGGGCTGAGAACGTTGCTAACGCAGTCCGGGTGGCGCAAATCTTAGGACACGACGCCCACGAATGGTTGGATACCTACCAAACACTACAAATTAAATCCCCTAAAGAATTAGCAGTGACCGGTAAAGATTTGATTGCAAACCAGATTGTCACTCCGGGACCTCAAATGGGTCGGATTTTAAATGCCTTAAAAACCATGGTAATTAACGATCAGTTACCAAACCAACCAGAGGCGTTGTTTACAACAGCACGAAAATTAGGGAAAGATGATTGA
- a CDS encoding YitT family protein: MQKDESIRLLDFVMITLGCCLYGLGLAVVNIPNHLAEGGITGVTLILRALLGIDPALSTLLINVPLILIGYRFLGKRSLIYTIFGTLALSFWLYFWQRIPISLDIHHDMFIAGILAGIAGGFGSGVVYRFGGTTGGTDVVARILEKRRGIAMGHTLFALDAVVLTVSLCYIDVLHMMYTLLAAYVFSRLVSLTQVGAYAGHGLIIISDQNEEIAEALMDELGRGASYIKMTGAYSNNERQMVYCVIGPNELNLAKRIIERVDPRAFTSVIDVHEAIGEGFTYDSDKQPE; encoded by the coding sequence ATGCAAAAAGATGAATCAATTCGGTTGTTAGATTTCGTCATGATCACGCTAGGCTGCTGTCTGTACGGATTGGGCCTTGCAGTGGTCAACATCCCCAATCACCTTGCGGAAGGTGGAATCACCGGGGTAACTCTAATATTGCGCGCCTTGCTAGGAATTGACCCCGCGCTTTCAACGTTGTTAATCAACGTTCCACTGATTTTAATTGGGTACCGTTTTTTAGGCAAACGCTCCCTAATCTACACCATTTTTGGAACGTTAGCACTTTCGTTTTGGTTGTACTTTTGGCAACGCATCCCCATTAGCTTAGACATCCACCACGATATGTTCATTGCCGGTATTCTAGCCGGGATTGCGGGGGGCTTTGGAAGCGGGGTCGTCTACCGTTTTGGAGGCACCACCGGCGGCACTGACGTGGTTGCCCGGATTTTGGAAAAACGCCGCGGAATTGCAATGGGTCATACCCTTTTTGCACTCGACGCGGTTGTTTTAACGGTTTCGCTTTGTTATATTGACGTTTTGCATATGATGTATACGCTGTTAGCCGCCTACGTTTTCTCTCGCTTAGTTTCTCTAACCCAAGTTGGGGCTTACGCCGGGCACGGTTTAATCATCATTAGCGACCAGAATGAAGAGATCGCAGAAGCGCTTATGGATGAGCTGGGACGCGGCGCTAGTTACATAAAAATGACGGGTGCTTATTCTAATAACGAACGGCAAATGGTTTACTGCGTAATCGGCCCTAACGAACTTAACTTAGCTAAACGAATTATTGAACGTGTCGATCCGCGTGCATTTACTTCCGTAATCGACGTGCATGAAGCCATTGGCGAAGGGTTCACTTACGATTCTGATAAACAACCTGAATAA
- a CDS encoding nucleoside 2-deoxyribosyltransferase, with translation MANSVYLAAPFFSDLQIERVRKVEELLKKNSTIDGDNIYVPMDHQYETEKFGSFKWQVGVFEADVRQVRKSDVVVAILDYAKQGEEVISDPGTVFEIGAAFENGKPVILVQFDDTDKINLMLARSHAAFFHGEDIEKLATYNFDELTPMYSDLTVF, from the coding sequence ATGGCAAATTCAGTATATTTAGCAGCACCTTTCTTCAGTGATTTACAAATTGAACGGGTACGGAAGGTTGAAGAACTTTTAAAGAAAAATTCGACAATTGACGGCGACAACATCTACGTTCCAATGGACCACCAGTACGAGACGGAGAAATTTGGTTCGTTTAAGTGGCAAGTTGGCGTGTTTGAAGCAGACGTTCGTCAAGTTCGCAAATCGGACGTAGTGGTCGCAATTCTTGATTATGCTAAACAAGGTGAAGAAGTAATTTCAGATCCTGGAACGGTATTTGAAATTGGCGCCGCCTTTGAAAATGGAAAACCAGTTATCCTAGTTCAATTTGACGATACCGACAAGATTAACCTCATGTTGGCTCGCAGTCACGCAGCATTCTTCCATGGAGAAGATATTGAAAAGTTAGCAACTTACAATTTTGACGAGCTAACTCCAATGTATTCTGATTTAACGGTATTTTAA
- a CDS encoding tetratricopeptide repeat protein: protein MLAFCLPVKIMNHEDANYSQRALDALESGQIDEFNRLYGWALRKDDDETLYNLAGELYALGFDGKALRIYEKLIDRYPSDHELPVLAAEILVDQGENDRALENLEKIPEDSEFYVSALMVEADLYQTEELYEVSERKLLAAEQLAPDEPAIQLALGELYYTIQDYPKAVAYYLKLIKQGIPMMSQINIVERLAASYAASGKFEKAIAYYEQIHEEDLTPDILMQEGITYLQLDEVQRAQTVLEKVVDMDSSYSSVYPYLIDAYRRDEEWDKGLTAAQEGLAADQYNPDLYLLAAEMAEHAHDDELVEKYLQKAVELAPDNQAAVIRITDFYNRQGRYADTLSYATDEITDAQLNWNVALAEWKTEDFAGAQKHFAAAATDLADSAPFLLDWYHFSKENGQLEQAVDVARKYVKLVPTDLNMQDELEDLEVQGY from the coding sequence ATGCTGGCTTTTTGTTTGCCTGTAAAAATTATGAATCACGAAGATGCAAATTATTCCCAAAGAGCACTCGATGCCCTAGAATCGGGTCAAATTGATGAATTTAATCGGCTATACGGTTGGGCATTAAGAAAAGATGATGATGAAACCCTTTATAATTTAGCGGGAGAGCTCTATGCTTTGGGGTTTGATGGCAAAGCACTCCGCATCTACGAAAAATTGATTGATCGGTATCCTAGTGATCACGAGCTACCAGTGTTGGCGGCTGAAATTTTAGTAGATCAAGGGGAAAATGACCGGGCTTTAGAAAACTTGGAAAAAATTCCCGAAGATTCAGAATTTTACGTTTCGGCGTTAATGGTGGAAGCGGATCTTTACCAAACGGAAGAGTTATACGAAGTTTCGGAAAGAAAGCTTTTAGCGGCCGAACAACTTGCACCAGACGAGCCAGCCATCCAACTTGCCTTAGGAGAGCTCTATTACACCATTCAAGACTATCCTAAGGCCGTAGCGTACTATCTTAAGCTGATTAAGCAAGGAATCCCCATGATGAGTCAGATTAACATTGTCGAGCGTTTAGCGGCTTCCTATGCAGCTTCTGGCAAGTTTGAAAAGGCAATCGCCTATTATGAACAGATTCATGAAGAAGATTTGACTCCCGACATTTTGATGCAAGAGGGGATCACCTACTTACAACTTGACGAAGTACAACGCGCACAGACGGTGCTGGAAAAAGTTGTCGATATGGACTCATCGTATAGCAGTGTTTACCCTTACTTGATCGATGCATACCGGCGTGATGAAGAATGGGATAAAGGGTTAACTGCGGCCCAAGAAGGATTGGCAGCTGACCAATATAATCCCGACCTTTATTTATTAGCCGCTGAAATGGCAGAACACGCGCATGATGATGAGTTAGTTGAGAAGTACTTGCAAAAAGCAGTGGAATTGGCACCAGATAATCAGGCAGCCGTAATTCGGATTACTGACTTTTATAACCGGCAAGGACGTTATGCAGACACGTTAAGTTACGCTACGGATGAAATCACGGATGCCCAGTTAAATTGGAACGTGGCGCTTGCCGAGTGGAAAACCGAAGACTTTGCGGGAGCGCAAAAGCATTTTGCCGCAGCCGCGACGGATTTAGCGGATTCGGCTCCGTTCTTATTGGACTGGTACCACTTTAGTAAGGAAAATGGTCAACTTGAACAGGCGGTGGACGTGGCTCGTAAGTACGTCAAGCTAGTTCCAACCGATTTGAATATGCAAGATGAATTAGAAGATTTGGAGGTGCAGGGCTATTAA
- a CDS encoding HU family DNA-binding protein, giving the protein MANKAELVENVAKKTGLTKKDATAAVEAVFGSIQDDLKKGDKVQLIGFGTFEVRNRAARKGRNPQTGKEIEIAASKVPAFKPGKALKDAVK; this is encoded by the coding sequence ATGGCAAACAAAGCAGAATTAGTTGAAAATGTTGCTAAGAAAACTGGTTTAACCAAGAAGGATGCAACAGCGGCTGTTGAAGCTGTATTTGGCTCAATTCAAGATGACTTGAAGAAGGGCGACAAAGTTCAATTGATCGGTTTCGGTACTTTCGAAGTACGTAATCGTGCAGCTCGTAAGGGTCGCAACCCACAAACTGGTAAAGAAATTGAAATCGCAGCAAGCAAAGTTCCAGCATTCAAGCCTGGTAAGGCTTTGAAGGACGCTGTTAAATAA